The following are encoded in a window of Pan troglodytes isolate AG18354 chromosome 4, NHGRI_mPanTro3-v2.0_pri, whole genome shotgun sequence genomic DNA:
- the SH3PXD2B gene encoding SH3 and PX domain-containing protein 2B isoform X3: MNKTGGDQTSVDPMVLEQYVVVANYQKQESSEISLSVGQVVDIIEKNESGWWFVSTAEEQGWVPATCLEGQDGVQDEFSLQPEEVSWRYWSLPRPVGRRRTLGDLYAISWRQEEKYTVIYPYTARDQDEMNLERGAVVEVIQKNLEGWWKIRYQGKEGWAPASYLKKNSGEPLPPKPGPGSPSHPGALDLDGVSRQQNAVGREKELLSSQRDGRFEGRPVPDGDAKQRSPKMRQRPPPRRDMTIPRGLNLPKPPIPPQVEEEYYTIAEFQTTIPDGISFQAGLKVEVIEKNLSGWWYIQIEDKEGWAPATFIDKYKKTSNASRPNFLAPLPHEVTQLRLGEAAALENNTGSEATGPSRPLPDAPHGVMDSGLPWSKDWKGSKDVLRKASSDMSASAGYEEISDPDMEEKPSLPPRKESIIKSEGELLERERERQRTEQLRGPTPKPPGMILPMMPAKHTPPARDSRRPEPKPDKSKLFQLKNDMGLECGHKVLAKEVKKPNLRPISKSKTDLPEEKPDATPQNPFLKSRPQVRPKPAPSPKTEPPQGEDQVDICNLRSKLRPAKSQDKSLLDGEGPQAVGGQDVAFSRSFLPGEGSGRAQDRTGKQDGLSPKEISCRAPPRPAKTTDPVSKSVPVPLQEAPQQRPVVPPRRPPPPKKTSSSPRPLPEVRGPQCEGHESRAAPTPGRALLVPPKAKPFLSNSLGGQDDTRGKGSLGPWGTGKIGENREKAAAASVPNADGLKDSLYVAVADFEGDKDTSSFQEGTVFEVREKNSSGWWFCQVLSGAPSWEGWIPSNYLRKKP, from the exons ATGAACAAGACAG GAGGTGACCAAACCTCAGTGGACCCCATGGTCCTGGAGCAGTATGTGGTGGTAGCCAACTACCAGAAGCAGGAGAGTTCGGAGATCAGCCTCAGCGTGGGGCAGGTGGTGGACATCATCGAGAAGAATGAGTCAG GTTGGTGGTTCGTCAGCACTGCCGAGGAGCAAGGCTGGGTCCCTGCAACGTGCCTCGAAGGCCAGGATGGGGTGCAGGATGAGTTTTCTCTGCAGCCTGAAGAAG TCTCATGGAGGTATTGGTCTCTGCCCCGGCCCGTGGGCCGCCGCCGGACTCTGGGGGACTTGTATGCCATCAGCTGGCGTCAAG AGGAGAAGTACACAGTCATCTACCCATACACAGCTCGGGACCAGGATGAAATGAACCTGGAGAGAGGGGCTGTGGTGGAGGTCATCCAGAAAAACCTGGAAGGCTGGTGGAAGATCAG GTACCAGGGCAAAGAAGGCTGGGCCCCCGCCTCCTACCTAAAGAAGAACAGTGGGGAGCCCTTGCCCCCGAAGCCAGGCCCTGGCTCACCCTCCCACCCGGGTGCCCTTGACTTGGATGGTGTTTCCCGGCAGCAGAACGCGGTGGGCAGGGAGAAGGAGCTGCTCAGCAGCCAGAGGGATGGGCGGTTTGAAGGCCGCCCGGTGCCCGACGGTGACGCCAAGCAGA GATCACCAAAGATGAGGCAGAGACCCCCTCCTCGCCGGGACATGACCATT CCTCGAGGCCTCAACCTGCCAAAGCCGCCCATCCCGCCCCAAGTGGAGGAAGAGTATTACACCATCGCCGAATTCCAGACAACCATCCCAGACGGCATCAGCTTCCAGGCGGGCCTGAAGGTCGAG GTGATCGAGAAAAACTTGAGTGGCTGGTGGTACATTCAGATTGAAGATAAGGAAGGGTGGGCCCCGGCAACCTTCATTGACAAGTACAAGAAGACCAGCAACGCCTCGAGACCCAACTTTCTGGCTCCCCTGCCCCACGAGGTGACCCAGCTCCGGCTGGGGGAAGCAGCAGCGCTGGAGAACAACACGGGCAGCGAAGCCACGGGCCCCTCCCGGCCCCTGCCTGACGCACCGCATGGTGTCATGGACTCGGGGTTGCCTTGGTCTAAAGACTGGAAGGGCAGTAAGGATGTCCTGAGGAAGGCATCTTCAGACATGTCTGCGTCGGCAGGCTACGAGGAGATCTCAGACCCCGACATGGAGGAGAAGCCCAGCCTCCCTCCGCGGAAAGAATCCATCATCAAGTCGGAGGGGGAGCTGCTGGAGCGGGAGCGGGAGCGGCAGAGGACGGAGCAGCTCCGGGGCCCCACCCCCAAGCCTCCGGGCATGATTTTGCCGATGATGCCAGCCAAACACACCCCTCCAGCCCGGGACAGCAGGAGGCCAGAGcccaaacctgacaaaagcaaacTGTTCCAGCTGAAAAATGACATGGGGCTGGAGTGTGGCCACAAGGTCTTGGCCAAGGAAGTGAAGAAGCCCAACCTCCGGCCCATCTCCAAATCCAAAACTGACCTGCCGGAGGAGAAGCCAGATGCCACTCCCCAGAATCCCTTCTTGAAGTCCAGACCTCAGGTGAGGCCAAAACCAGCTCCTTCCCCCAAAACGGAGCCACCTCAGGGCGAAGACCAAGTCGACATCTGCAACCTCAGGAGTAAGCTCAGGCCTGCCAAGTCCCAAGACAAGTCCTTGTTGGATGGGGAGGGCCCCCAGGCAGTAGGGGGCCAAGACGTGGCCTTCAGCCGAAGCTTCCTCCCAGGAGAGGGGTCTGGCCGCGCCCAGGACAGGACGGGCAAACAGgatggtctcagcccaaaagagATTTCCTGCAGAGCCCCTCCGAGGCCAGCCAAGACCACAGATCCTGTGTCTAAGAGCGTGCCTGTTCCTCTCCAAGAGGCTCCCCAGCAGAGACCTGTGGTCCCACCCCGCAGACCACCTCCCCCAAAGAAAACCTCTTCGTCACCCAGGCCTCTCCCAGAGGTCAGAGGTCCACAGTGTGAAGGCCACGAAAGCAGGGCAGCTCCCACCCCAGGCCGTGCTCTCCTCGTCCCTCCAAAAGCCAAACCTTTTCTctccaactctttgggaggccaggatgacACGCGAGGCAAAGGCAGCCTGGGGCCATGGGGGACCGGCAAGATTGGAGAAAACAGGGAGAAAGCAGCTGCAGCCTCTGTCCCCAATGCCGACGGCCTGAAGGACTCTTTGTATGTGGCCGTGGCCGACTTTGAAGGAGACAAAGACACCAGCAGCTTCCAGGAAGGGACAGTGTTTGAAGTCCGGGAGAAGAACAGCAGTGGCTGGTGGTTCTGCCAGGTCCTGAGCGGAGCCCCTTCCTGGGAAGGGTGGATTCCTTCCAACTATCTCAGAAAGAAGCCGTAG